AGATTTTTCGGAAAATCCACTAATTGAAGAAGGAGAAAATTTTGAAAATGAAAGCATGGAGAATGGTGAAGGTGGTAATTTAAATAAAAAAAATAATAACTCAGGTTCAGATGATAAAGGCTTGGAAAACCAAAATAACAATGGTCAATCGGAGAAAAAAGAAGCTGGTGAAGAAGAAGCTGTTATGTGTACCATGGAAGCTAAGCTTTGTTCGGATGGCTCATACGTTGGACGAATACCACCAAGTTGTGCCTTTGCTCCCTGTCCTGGTAATTAGTTCAAGATAATAAGTTTTGATAAAAACTTAATCTAAGATATAAAAATTAAAGATCAAGAATTGAAGATTAGACTAAGAGATTAAACCAAGATATCAAGAGATTGAGTATTAAACATTAAATATTCGCCTAGCCTATGTCCCAAAACAAACAACAAGTAATGGCTATTCATGGAGGAGATACTTTTACGGACTACTCTGAATATTTACAATTTTTAAAAGATTTTCCCATAGAGCCTTTTTACCAAGGAAGAAGCTGGCGCTCTCGTTTAGCTGAAGATTTGGGTGAAGATTATGAGGTTTTTCTACCAAGCATGCCCAATAAAACCAACGCTCGTTATGAGGAATGGAAGATTTGGTTTGAAAAGTATTTACCTTATCTTCGTCCGGAACTTATTCTAATTGGTCATTCTTTGGGGGCTACTTTTTTGGTTAAGTATTTAGCTGAAGAAAAACTACCTTTTAAGCTTAAGGCTTTATTTCTAATATCCGCACCTTTTGGCGATAGTCCGGACTATGTTTTAGGAGATTTTAGTCCACCCTCTTCATTGTCTCAAATTAAAGAGTCTTCGGATAATATTTTCCTATTTCATAGTCGTGATGATGAAATTGTCCCCTTTGCGGATTTGGACAGATATGCTAAAATATTAACAGATGCCAAGACTTGTATTTTTGAGGATAGGGGACACTTTAACCAAGAGTCTTTACCGGAGATACTTGAACTTATTAAAAATTTAAAGTTTGAATAATTCAAACTATTTAATTATTTTATTAATAATATGACAACTAAGACATCGTCTTTTCTTTTAGCTCTCCTTATTGTTGGGGGAGTTTGGGCCGCTTTTTTCGCTTATAATATCCTACCGGATCAGGTGGTGGCGCATTGGGACGCCTCTGGCAGACCGGATGGTTATATGGGTAAATTTTGGGCACTCTTCCTTTGGCCCATGATTATTGTGCTTTTTACGATATTCTTTGTTCTGTTACCTAAGATAGATCCTATTAAAAATGGTATAGCTTCTTTCCGTAGGGTTTATAATATGTTTTGGTTAATTTTGTCCATTTTTATTCTTTATATTCTTTTAATTATCCTAAGCTGGAATTT
This genomic window from Patescibacteria group bacterium contains:
- a CDS encoding DUF1648 domain-containing protein; protein product: MTTKTSSFLLALLIVGGVWAAFFAYNILPDQVVAHWDASGRPDGYMGKFWALFLWPMIIVLFTIFFVLLPKIDPIKNGIASFRRVYNMFWLILSIFILYILLIILSWNFGFKFNFIVLILPALAFVWFCLGELLANSKRNWFVGIRTPWTMSSDKVWQSTHFLAGKLYKISAVFALLGLAFKGEQGVALAFGLIPVIVSALGLVVFSYFEYKRLQS
- a CDS encoding alpha/beta hydrolase, whose translation is MSQNKQQVMAIHGGDTFTDYSEYLQFLKDFPIEPFYQGRSWRSRLAEDLGEDYEVFLPSMPNKTNARYEEWKIWFEKYLPYLRPELILIGHSLGATFLVKYLAEEKLPFKLKALFLISAPFGDSPDYVLGDFSPPSSLSQIKESSDNIFLFHSRDDEIVPFADLDRYAKILTDAKTCIFEDRGHFNQESLPEILELIKNLKFE